One Aegilops tauschii subsp. strangulata cultivar AL8/78 chromosome 7, Aet v6.0, whole genome shotgun sequence genomic window carries:
- the LOC109755840 gene encoding uncharacterized protein, which translates to MASYCFLVQKLSGFFAGYEFIHVPRAENEAADTLTKIASSRQSIPFGVSLEHMHKPSVKPSPDSESIHVPADPVAPQPGPGTAPADPSAPQPGPGNVPADPATPQPGPGLPYPTRGLLNPARGLPPQSRNGGRLRRGDGAILGPAHLGVPGEWVLPMDETEARQVQRRASAYSIINNELVKCSSTGVFRRCVEQDKGIEILLDIPQGECGHHATSRSLVAKAFRHGFYCPMALEEAVSLILKCEGCQRFSKRSH; encoded by the coding sequence atggcaagctacTGCTTCCTCGTCCAAAAGCTGTCCGGATTCTTCGCGGGCTACGAGTTCATCCACGTCCCGCGCGCAGAGAATGAAGCGGCAGACACGCTCACCAAGATCGCATCGTCCCGGCAGTCCATTCCTTTCGGCGTCTCCCTCGAGCATATGCACAAGCCGTCCGTCAAGCCGTCTCCGGACTCCGAGTCCATCCACGTCCCAGCCGACCCAGTCGCgcctcaacccggcccggggactgctccaGCAGACCCGTCCGCgcctcaacccggcccggggaatGTTCCAGCCGACCCGGCCACACCTCAACCCGGCCCAGGGCTGCCGTACCCGACCCGGGGGCTGCTgaacccggctcgggggctgCCGCCCCAGAGCCGAAATGGTGGCCGTCTTCGCCGTGGGGACGGCGCCATCCTGGGCCCTGCCCATCTCGGAGTTCCTGGAGAATGGGTCCTCCCCATGGACGAGACTGAAGCTCGGCAAGTGCAGCGCCGGGCGTCTGCCTACAGtatcatcaacaacgagctcgtcaaATGCAGCTCCACCGGCGTATTCCGGCGCTGCGTTGAGCAAGACAAGGGCATTGAGATTCTCCTCGACATACCCCAGGGCGAGTGCGGGCACCACGCCACCTCAcggtcccttgtggccaaggctttccgccatggtttctactGTCCCATGGCCCTCGAAGAAGCAGTGTCACTCATCCTCAAGTGCGAGGGATGCCAGCGCTTCAGCAAGCGCAGCCACTAG